One genomic region from Paroceanicella profunda encodes:
- a CDS encoding GNAT family N-acetyltransferase: MDIRTDFTPGDLGAIIALHARYYARDWGFGTVFECNVALGLASFAARRGPSDLVLVARDGEGLGASLILDLNDPDSGERGAHLRWFITADRCRGTGLGGELMRRAMHHADTHAAGRAWLTTFEGLAPARHLYERHGFALARAQTGTGWGTEVVEQEFRRAGPSARDAHKKNPGTRWSRG; encoded by the coding sequence ATGGACATCAGGACCGATTTCACTCCGGGCGACCTCGGCGCGATCATCGCGCTGCACGCGCGCTACTACGCGCGGGACTGGGGCTTCGGCACCGTGTTCGAATGCAACGTGGCGCTGGGCCTCGCCAGCTTCGCCGCGCGGCGCGGGCCGTCGGACCTCGTGCTCGTCGCGCGGGACGGGGAGGGGCTGGGCGCCTCGCTGATCCTGGACCTGAACGACCCCGATTCGGGCGAACGCGGCGCGCATCTGCGCTGGTTCATCACCGCGGACCGCTGCCGCGGCACCGGCCTGGGGGGCGAGCTGATGCGCCGGGCCATGCACCACGCGGACACCCACGCCGCGGGCCGCGCCTGGCTGACCACCTTCGAGGGCCTGGCCCCGGCCCGCCATCTCTATGAGCGGCACGGCTTCGCGCTGGCCCGGGCGCAGACGGGCACGGGCTGGGGCACGGAAGTGGTGGAGCAGGAGTTCCGCCGCGCCGGCCCCTCCGCCCGGGACGCGCATAAAAAGAACCCCGGAACGCGGTGGTCCCGGGGCTGA
- the mutS gene encoding DNA mismatch repair protein MutS, with amino-acid sequence MDDSTPDAPAAAVTPMMAQYLDLKGQYPDALLFYRMGDFYEMFFDDARAAAAALDIALTKRGKHAGDDIPMCGVPVHAAEGYLLTLIRKGFRVAVCEQMEDPAEAKKRGAKSVVRRDVVRLVTPGTLTEDTLLDARRHNYLAAWAEIRGEGALAWLDVSTGDFAATACPRPLLGPMLARLAPRELLCAQGADAPLREMVEESGGVLTELAGASFDSQSAEHRLKGLYAVSTLEAFGGFGRAEIAALGAVVDYVEVTQKGKLPMIRPPQHEEAGGTMQIDAATRRNLEITRSLSGGREGALLQAVDRTVTGAGARLLEARLSSPSTDLDTIRARHDAVAHLIENRPRADALRARLRGVPDMERALTRLSLERGGPRDLAALRDGLAEGAGIAALLTGALPDALAEAAAALSGLEDITAPLEAALVAEPPLLARDGGFIAAGHHADLDEVRRLRDEGRGVIASLQAGYAEATGIPSLKIKHNNVLGYFIETTATHAEKMRRPPQSETFIHRQTTANQVRFTTVELSGLETRILNAGGRALELERQLFEGLAAGVRACAARIAAAARALAGIDLACGFADLADAEDWVRPVMQAGGAFRIEGGRHPVVEQALRRAGDKPFVANDCDLTLGEKPVWLVTGPNMAGKSTFLRQNALIALLAQAGAFVPARAATIGIVTQLFSRVGAADDLARGRSTFMVEMVETAAILNQAGPGALVILDEIGRGTATWDGLSIAWATLEHLHDANRCRTLFATHYHELTTLTARLSGLLNAAVTVREWQGDVIFLHEVRPGAADRSYGVQVARLAGLPAAVIDRARHVLETLEEGDRAGGARAATLIDDLPLFSVRPPAPAPARAAPSAVEARLREVLPDTLSPRDALDLIYELRDLLGPDT; translated from the coding sequence ATGGACGACTCCACACCTGACGCCCCGGCCGCCGCCGTGACCCCGATGATGGCCCAGTACCTGGACCTGAAGGGCCAGTACCCGGACGCGCTGCTGTTCTACCGGATGGGCGATTTCTACGAGATGTTCTTCGACGACGCCCGCGCGGCGGCGGCGGCGCTGGACATCGCCCTCACCAAACGCGGCAAGCACGCCGGAGACGACATTCCCATGTGCGGCGTGCCGGTGCACGCGGCGGAAGGCTACCTGCTCACCCTCATCCGCAAGGGCTTCCGCGTCGCGGTCTGCGAGCAGATGGAGGACCCGGCGGAGGCGAAGAAGCGCGGCGCGAAATCCGTGGTCAGGCGCGACGTGGTGCGGCTCGTCACCCCCGGCACCCTCACCGAGGACACGCTGCTGGACGCGCGGCGGCACAATTACCTCGCCGCCTGGGCGGAGATCCGCGGCGAGGGGGCGCTGGCCTGGCTCGACGTCTCCACCGGCGATTTCGCCGCCACCGCCTGCCCGCGCCCGCTGCTGGGGCCGATGCTGGCCCGGCTCGCCCCGCGCGAGCTGCTCTGCGCCCAGGGGGCCGATGCGCCGTTGCGCGAGATGGTGGAGGAGAGCGGCGGCGTGCTCACCGAGCTGGCCGGCGCCAGCTTCGACAGCCAGTCCGCCGAGCACCGGCTGAAGGGGCTCTACGCCGTCTCCACGCTGGAGGCCTTCGGCGGGTTCGGCCGGGCGGAGATCGCGGCGCTGGGCGCGGTGGTGGATTACGTGGAGGTGACCCAGAAGGGCAAGCTCCCGATGATCCGCCCGCCGCAGCACGAGGAAGCCGGCGGCACGATGCAGATCGACGCCGCCACCCGCCGCAACCTGGAAATCACCCGCAGCCTGTCCGGCGGCCGCGAGGGCGCGCTGCTGCAGGCGGTGGACCGCACGGTGACCGGCGCCGGCGCGCGGCTGCTGGAGGCCCGGCTCTCCAGCCCCTCGACCGACCTCGACACCATCCGCGCCCGCCATGACGCGGTGGCGCATCTCATCGAGAACCGCCCGCGCGCCGACGCCCTGCGCGCCCGGCTGCGCGGCGTGCCGGACATGGAGCGCGCCCTCACCCGGCTGAGCCTGGAGCGCGGTGGCCCGCGCGACCTCGCCGCCCTGCGCGACGGGCTGGCCGAGGGCGCCGGCATCGCCGCCCTGCTCACCGGTGCGCTGCCGGACGCGCTCGCCGAGGCCGCCGCCGCCCTCAGCGGGCTGGAGGACATCACCGCGCCGCTGGAGGCCGCGCTGGTGGCCGAACCGCCGCTGCTGGCGCGCGACGGCGGCTTCATCGCCGCCGGCCACCATGCGGATCTGGACGAGGTGCGCCGCCTGCGCGACGAGGGCCGCGGCGTGATCGCCTCGCTGCAGGCCGGCTATGCCGAGGCCACCGGCATCCCCTCGCTGAAGATCAAGCACAACAACGTGCTGGGCTATTTCATCGAGACCACCGCCACCCACGCGGAGAAGATGCGCAGGCCGCCGCAGTCCGAGACCTTCATCCACCGGCAGACCACGGCGAACCAGGTGCGCTTCACCACGGTGGAGCTTTCCGGCCTGGAAACCCGCATCCTGAACGCCGGCGGGCGGGCGCTGGAGCTGGAGCGACAGCTGTTCGAGGGGCTGGCAGCCGGGGTGCGCGCCTGCGCGGCCCGCATCGCCGCCGCCGCGCGGGCGCTGGCGGGCATCGACCTGGCCTGCGGCTTCGCCGATCTGGCCGACGCGGAGGACTGGGTGCGCCCGGTGATGCAGGCCGGCGGCGCCTTCCGCATCGAGGGCGGCCGCCACCCGGTGGTGGAACAGGCGCTGCGCCGGGCCGGCGACAAGCCCTTCGTGGCCAATGACTGCGACCTGACGCTGGGCGAGAAGCCGGTCTGGCTGGTGACCGGGCCGAACATGGCCGGCAAATCCACCTTCCTGCGCCAGAACGCGCTCATCGCGCTGCTGGCGCAGGCCGGGGCCTTCGTTCCGGCGCGCGCGGCGACGATAGGCATCGTCACCCAGCTGTTCTCGCGCGTGGGCGCGGCGGACGACCTGGCCCGCGGCCGCTCCACCTTCATGGTGGAGATGGTCGAAACCGCGGCGATCCTGAACCAGGCCGGCCCCGGCGCGCTGGTGATCCTCGACGAGATCGGCCGTGGCACCGCCACCTGGGACGGGCTGTCCATCGCCTGGGCCACACTGGAGCACCTGCATGACGCGAACCGCTGCCGCACGCTGTTTGCCACGCATTATCATGAACTTACCACGCTCACGGCCCGGCTTTCCGGCCTGCTGAACGCCGCCGTCACGGTGCGTGAGTGGCAGGGAGACGTGATCTTCCTGCACGAGGTGCGCCCCGGCGCCGCCGACCGCTCCTACGGGGTGCAGGTGGCCCGGCTGGCCGGGCTGCCGGCCGCGGTGATCGACCGCGCGCGCCACGTTCTGGAAACCCTGGAGGAGGGTGACCGCGCGGGCGGGGCGCGGGCCGCGACGCTGATCGACGACCTGCCGCTGTTCTCCGTCCGGCCGCCGGCGCCGGCCCCGGCCAGGGCCGCGCCCTCGGCGGTGGAAGCCCGGCTGCGCGAGGTGCTGCCGGACACGCTCTCGCCCCGGGACGCGCTCGACCTCATCTACGAATTGCGCGACCTGCTCGGCCCCGATACCTGA